A segment of the Coffea arabica cultivar ET-39 chromosome 8c, Coffea Arabica ET-39 HiFi, whole genome shotgun sequence genome:
CCCTTGTCCATGGAGGGCCCGCGTGCAGAATTCTTTTGTCTGACTACTACCATACGCGGACCTTGCATACTACTACCATTTCATGGCATCACATCAAATACGGATACAAGTAATAGCACTCGTTTACTATTATTGTTGCGGCTCAAATTAAACAATCCTTCAAGGCGAATACATTGACTGCATCTAAAAGAAACGAATCTAGCTCAATAAATCATTTGAGTTCCCACTATATACAGCATATAACTTCATACAGCATGTGACTTCAAGGCGAAGACgaagaaaactccaaatcatgtaCTACAATAAGCCCATAAACCATCTCACATCCATGCTTCAGTTAAAACTCCCAGTCCTGGCCATGACACACAGCATCATGTTAGAAACGGTACGGGTGCCATGCATGGTTAATCCCGTGATTTACAAAATATTCGGCAAAATGCTAATCATTGTCGCCTTATCACGTCGTCTGAACCAGTCAGTATGCACAGCACTGAACGTTAGAACATCTAGTGGAAGTTGATTATGAAAGCAGATGAGATATGGAGTATTTGCTTCTGCAGTTCCAACAACAAGATAAAAAGTTGAAGATCCCTGCTTCTGTTGGTTGAGCAATGTCTTTCTCCCGCTTCTGCAATACTCTTATGAACTCGTCAGAGCTTAAACTTCCGTCTCGATTTGCATCAAAAACATGGAAAATTATTTCGATCACATTGTCAGTGAGAGAGACGTCACATACCTGCAACAGATGATTGATTTCATCAGAACAAAACACGACAATAGCAACATCTCAACACAACTACCGCTAAAAGGTTATCTTTTTAAACCCGAAGATTCAATGAGCAAGCTAGGGCAGATTATTTACAAGAATATGTGCATGCAAAAGCGGAATTGTAACATGGGCATGGAGAAATGTAACCTGACAGGAACCATATCTCCAGGGCtcataaaaacaagaaaaattgattattttggaAAATGAAGAGAACACCATTTCAGGAGAATATATATTAATTCACAATTGGAAAATGATCAGAAGATATGGAGATCCTACTTGAGAAGCAGCTCGTCTGAAATCCCCTTTTGTCAAGAGACCATTCACTTCtccaaaactgaaaattgcaagCGAGAATGGCTGCAACTTTTTACGAAGCTCTGCAAAACTCTTGAATTCCTCAAGTGTAATACGGACATTGCTGATATGTGGCATTTTGTCCAAGTCATCAACACGATCATGCAACTTGCCTAAATGCTTCAGATCAGCAGCAGCTACCATTGACAAGGCAAAGTCTTTGGCGGATATGGTCCCTCGGCACTTGTAATCATAATGGGAAAACTCCAACTTCAGCATCTGAAAAAACCATTTTCATTAAGCAAAATAACTGAGCATCAAGGCCAAGCACGTAATTACTTTGCAGCAGTTGAAATCACAAAACTTTCTATAGAActaagagagaaaaagagagattaCAAAATAACTGGGACAAGAAACATAGGTATATGGctcaatttaaaataataataataatgataggGACAAATTGTAGTTGGTGTCTAAGACAAAATAGAGAACCCCAAAATAATTTTATCCATTCTCTTCTCTAAATGATGCTGGATAAAGTGGAAGAGAAATTTATACTTCATCATGAAGATCTCTCAGAAATTGTACGAATTTATCATGGTGAAGGCACCTCTTCCCATCTTCACCAAAGAAGTATGCCACTAGGCCTCCGTTTTCTACTGAACCCCCAAGACTATGCCCTGCTCGAAGTCCATCCCTATGTAAAGCCCCTTGCCTGTTGTGAGCTCGCATTAAAGCCATTACTTTCTTGAATTCCTCTCTGTGTATTTCCCTACCATCAGAAATGAGCATTAAATTATAAGCAGAAGGATGAAAAAGCATATGGTTTTTGAGCCCCCGAGAGTACTTCAAACAAAGTAAACCAAAGATAAAGAACCAgaaggggaaaaggaaaaagaagcatGAATTTGTTCAGTAGAAAGTTTAAAATTAAGCAGTCTTTAGTGAAATGCATCATATGAACTACCTATTTAAGCAGTATTCCTACAAACACCAGGTATTAATCAACCTCTGAGTCCACTTTTGCTGATGCAACTCCATCAAAGAAGCTACAGGTGACGCATTCTTTACAGTCTCCTATTCATAGTAGATATTTTCTTCTTCCTAAAATTTAGCAGAAACATATGTATGACAAAAATTATAATTTCTagtcttttccttttgttcctGCAGAGACTATAACCTATATGTATAACCAAAGCAACAAGAAACTTATTTTTGTTCCAAAccaacagaaaaataaaaaaacaaattgaCTGAGTTGGCTACTAGCGTAAAAGTTGCATGAATTTCCCACCTATTACAGTCAAGGTCAAACATCTTAAAAGCCACCGAAAAACTGGATTCCGGAATGCTGAGTAGTGTGACAAAGAATATATACCTGTCACAGTAAAATATAAACTGCCTTCAGTCAACTGGGGAACTGCAGTTCTTGGGCATACAATGAAGGAAGAAAAGGTAGAATCAAGCGAGTAAATTGTAGGTACAAGACGTCAAACAATTGTCTTCACAAGGAAGAAGGCAAAACTCACTCCTTAAAAGATATCAGACCATCATTGTCCGTATCAAAAAGCATAAAGAACTGTGAAGGGGCACAACGCAATTCACCAGGAGTCCTTTCTCCTTGGAGATATCCATCTCGTACAAGGTTTGATTCAGATGGAGGAAAAACAGGAACAACTGCTCGCATCAAGTCTGCTGGAGTCATAAATATTTCTCCATTATCAGCACAGTGAGAAGCAAAGTACTCAAATACCttcagaaaaagaaagcaagttctTGTCAATGGTCCATAACCATTTCAAGCATTAGTCAAGATTGAAGGCTCTCTAAAACAAGGGAAAATCAGTTGTTCTAAGAAAGAGTTGACAATTAAAGAATTtttaacatcattttctacgTAGAAGTCAGTACATCTTTAGGAATGAAATTGAAACTAAAGCCCCATGCAACTAACACAAAAGTACAAAGGAATGAAATTGAAAACAGGCCAAAAGACATGGAAGAATTGCTTAACCACCCTCAACTTCAATTTGGGTTGTCAACCTAGACACATGGACACAAGAAGTTTCCTTTACTTTTATGGGCTAAAGCATTCAGCTTCTGTTGGTACATTGCCCCAATCCGATTGCATaggattgaaaagaaaaataattcccTGCAGGAGAATTTCTCATGTACAACACAtgaaattttcatctttatagTGGGTGATCCCAGGTTTTTATTTGGAACTTGGGTGATGGTAGCCACCAGAGCAATGTTCACAAAGTGGACAGTGATTTATGGACATCTAGAGTTAACAATGGTGACTACTTTGGGAAACAACTGCGGGCGTTCAAGGTGACTGGAGAGATTTAGCAGGAAGTAGCCTCgagagaggggaaaaaaaagcagCCTTCTTCATTTCAATAAGCAAATGTAATCCAAACTTGTCTGAAACACTTCTTCAGTCAGGACCTAAAGAACTTGCCGCAGATACTAGATAATACGTGCAAATGTGGAGCTAAAAGGGTAGGGTACATGGATGGAGTTGCaagcttttttcttttgtcttttcttttcttgtttcgaAGGTTAAAAGTTTGAAGTTTAAATCTGGTTTAGGTCCTCGAGCTATATATTTTGGCTACAGGGAGAGCTATATATTTTGAGATGAGATGATGTAGTTCAAGATTGTGAACAACTGCGGTGACAGCTTGTTAAAGACAAATAACATATATTTTCCACACAAAACAAGTCCAATGGCAAATAGGGATAAGCTAAGTAGTTTCTTCTGTTAACAAGAAGAATAAAACAGAATCCGATTTGTACCAACAACATATATATAATTGTGAATTCAATCAGTAAGATATCTACCTTCTCAGGAGGACTTCGCATCCGTATGCGCTTCTCATAATTAAAAAACACTTTCCTCCTATAAGCATCTGTTttccccccccaaaaaaaaaaaaaaaacaaagttcaAGTTTCTATAAATCCAGATAGAAAAGTAGATGTTAGTTCTAATACTAGTAGGAAAAAGAAGTTACCTCCAAACAGAAACTTGGATTGATTGGGTCGACCATCATCATTATCATAATCAGCATCACAATCATCAGGTGGGGTTGGTAGTGATAAGGATGGAGAATTTACACTTACAGAGCCATCATCAGCAAATGATAAAGATGGGAAATTTGCAGGAGGACTACTAGTAGTACGAGAATAGAGAGCGAGAGCAATGGTAGAGCTTGCGATTATTCCAGGGACGACCCATCTCAGGAATGGCCTACTGGTAGTACAACGACCCAAATGGGATGCTGTCGCCGGCGGCAATAGCGGCGGTAAGGAGGAGAAGTAGCGGTTCGGGAGCGATTGGATTATGCATCGGCGATGATGGTCGATTAAGGGTTGAGATGATCGCCGGAGAGTAGACCAAACCGACATTTTTTATCTGCCAAAAGCGAGTGGTAGTAAAAATTTCCCAACCACCAAAGTTGGCGGAGTTTGCATTGGTTGGTTTAGCGATTTTAGTTATACATTGGCTGGGCGCGGCGGGCAGGGGGGCATGCACTCGTGGAAGTCAAATCAATGTTGAGTTCGGTTCGCTGCAAACCTCCCCTGAGCTTTCTGACACTTGCACTGACACCCAtcaagattttaaaaatatcactgaGCTCTCTGGCTGTGGCAGGGCTGTGGCTGACATGGGAGTGTTTCGCGAATCGAGTCGCTCTAGAGAGCcgatcgcgagcggctcgaataCGAGTTCAAACTAATTAAATTGATCTCGAGCTCAAAATTATTAAACTCGTTGGCTCGCgagttcaattatttttttttttattttaatagtaaaattacatatatatctctaatattttattatttattaaaaaaattattgttttattcatttttaaaaataaataattattttttattttttattttttaaaaataaaataataataataatattttattttttaagctcaAGCTCGAGCTTGATATTTTGACCTCGTTGAGCTCaagtttcacaaaattaactcgagcttggctcgtttgcacccctaggcTGACAGCATGAGTGCCAAAATTACCGGTTTGTCCTTTGAAGTTGAGAACAATGACTGACATTAATTTGGGGATGAAATGCATCTTCACATTGCTAACCACAATTAACTAGAATAACAGAAATTTAACTTCTATTTAGGTGATTAAAAGTCCATTAGAAATGGCGCCAATAGAAGAAGAAAGTTGGTGCCATTTTTGTGATTGGGCCAATTTGACAAGAATGATTGAACAAATACATCTTACTTTGTAGCCATATAACTAGAAGGGAAGAtatagagaagaaaaaaaaaccaaagaaaaagaaaaagacaatgGACGATAAGTGAAATTGTTCTAATCAGCTTGGAAGTGAGGTTATTAAAAGCAGAAATAAAAGTAcgaattttcattttcaatgcAACACTACTGTAGTGAAGCGTTCTGGTGAATCAGTTTCAAGAAAGGTAGGATGTCATGTAATAGATTTTTGCTTGATCAGTAGATTTTTTAGTTGGTGGTAAAGCTTAAGAGCTATATTTAATGTATGTTGATGTTATTTGCAAATTTCATGTGTTTCTGTAAAAAAATAAAGGCTCAAACATGGACTTTTTTTTATCACCACTTTGCATCCAAATCTGAAAATGTAGGATAGGGACTCTTGCTGTTACTTATGACATTGATGTTCACTGTAATAGAAACAAAATCAGAATTATAAATGTTGATTCAAGTGGCTATCCATTACATTAACTAATTGTTTGATGTAACTGAAAAAACATTGAGCAAAATCCCTAGGAATGTTAACATGATTATGCAAatgagatgtgaaattctttaaaaaaaattgcataatgAATGTTAATGATGACTATGTTGTTAATGagatgttcaaaatacatcagttAAAACTAGTGATAAACTTGCATGTCTCTGATATGGAAATTATCTCTGCTAATGAAGAGAATAACTTAGTGAATCCAATTGGTGTGAACATGCAAGATAATTTAGGCATTGAACAGAATATTAGGACAATAGGTGTAGACTTTGGAGTCTCGGATGATGTCTGTTCTCTCCCTAAGCCTAATATTTTCTCTATTACACACTCAATCCATTATAGCAATGGTTTATTTCTGAATAAGTTCCAACCACTAGGATTAACCAACTTCTTCCATATATGTGAAATCTATCCACAATCTCTGACTGCATGTAGGATAGATTCCGTTTGAGGATTTGGATCCGAACCTGACCCGGATccgatttttttttggatttgggttGGAAAATAATTTCGATACCCAAACCTAGATCCAGATCCATTTACTCTAATAAAAACGGGTTGGTTATGAAAATATAGTATTTCGGCCCATATTCGACTCGGATCcgagcaataaaatttttaaatgcatttttttttatcaaattaacAATTTAGTAATGACTTTGTAGATTGATGATTGGTGGTTAGTTTTGAATTGACTATTGCGAGTTATTTGTGATTTCGTTttgtaatttgatttgtttaagtTTGGAGATTGAttttgtgattgattttggatttaattttgaaatatttaaatttGGACCTTTTAGACCCGAATCTAACCCGGACCCAATTCCGAAATTCTGAGATCAAGACCTGTCGgatatttaaattttaatagtGATAGGCAAAAAAAATAGAGTTACTCGAGTTCCGATCAATAAATAAGTTAgtaaattttgaacataattttaatttcattaaaataaacaaaaattttgaatactaAAGTATTCGATTGGATTAAACTTGGTTACAGTCCAATCTGTACATTGACTGTTTTACTATTAACAAAATTTATAGGGCAATATGTATTTTTGTGTATAAGTCTCTGTGAATGCTCTTACTTGTAAATTACTAaaaatttgtgaatttttttatgAGTTAGGAATTCGTTTCCACCATTTTCACAATCTTTTTGAAGTATTGCGTATCCATTTTTTCAGACAGTGTCAACGATTAATGTGGAAGTAATATATAGCACCAACCTTAAAAATTAGTGTTCAATGCTTCTaatgaaacttaaaaaaaaaataagggaaGTAGGGTAATTTTGAAAGCACGAGAAGAACTATATGATGATATTGTTGTAAACGTCAAGGGAGGTATGTGAAGTTATCCCACAATTATGATTTACTACTAATTTCACATTTGGTTTGAAGtagataacttttttttttttttttttgtgtagatTGGAAGTCTTAAGTCCAGTATCCCCAATTATTCTCGCTTTATTATCTAATCCAATCCTTCCTCGAAGCAAAAAGCTCCTCCGTATATTGAAAAAGTGGCACATATTCCAAGGGCTATTATGTAATTAAACAAAATCATatactatatatttttttatctgTTTGTGTGCAT
Coding sequences within it:
- the LOC113707414 gene encoding calcium uptake protein, mitochondrial-like isoform X1, with the translated sequence MSVWSTLRRSSQPLIDHHRRCIIQSLPNRYFSSLPPLLPPATASHLGRCTTSRPFLRWVVPGIIASSTIALALYSRTTSSPPANFPSLSFADDGSVSVNSPSLSLPTPPDDCDADYDNDDGRPNQSKFLFGDAYRRKVFFNYEKRIRMRSPPEKVFEYFASHCADNGEIFMTPADLMRAVVPVFPPSESNLVRDGYLQGERTPGELRCAPSQFFMLFDTDNDGLISFKEYIFFVTLLSIPESSFSVAFKMFDLDCNREIHREEFKKVMALMRAHNRQGALHRDGLRAGHSLGGSVENGGLVAYFFGEDGKRCLHHDKFVQFLRDLHDEMLKLEFSHYDYKCRGTISAKDFALSMVAAADLKHLGKLHDRVDDLDKMPHISNVRITLEEFKSFAELRKKLQPFSLAIFSFGEVNGLLTKGDFRRAASQVCDVSLTDNVIEIIFHVFDANRDGSLSSDEFIRVLQKREKDIAQPTEAGIFNFLSCCWNCRSKYSISHLLS
- the LOC113707414 gene encoding calcium uptake protein, mitochondrial-like isoform X2, with the translated sequence MSVWSTLRRSSQPLIDHHRRCIIQSLPNRYFSSLPPLLPPATASHLGRCTTSRPFLRWVVPGIIASSTIALALYSRTTSSPPANFPSLSFADDGSVSVNSPSLSLPTPPDDCDADYDNDDGRPNQSKFLFGDAYRRKVFFNYEKRIRMRSPPEKVFEYFASHCADNGEIFMTPADLMRAVVPVFPPSESNLVRDGYLQGERTPGELRCAPSQFFMLFDTDNDGLISFKEEIHREEFKKVMALMRAHNRQGALHRDGLRAGHSLGGSVENGGLVAYFFGEDGKRCLHHDKFVQFLRDLHDEMLKLEFSHYDYKCRGTISAKDFALSMVAAADLKHLGKLHDRVDDLDKMPHISNVRITLEEFKSFAELRKKLQPFSLAIFSFGEVNGLLTKGDFRRAASQVCDVSLTDNVIEIIFHVFDANRDGSLSSDEFIRVLQKREKDIAQPTEAGIFNFLSCCWNCRSKYSISHLLS